A window from Ignavibacteriota bacterium encodes these proteins:
- the rpoB gene encoding DNA-directed RNA polymerase subunit beta: MEKHKINKKNNRITFASIMPTVDIPDLLNVQLDSFEEFLQLGVPPEKRENKGLQATFIANFPIFDNKEFYRLDFISYNIEKPRYSIRECEERGLTYAAPLKAKLRLSTKDDETEEYVNSVEQDVYLGNLPFLTDSGTFIINGAERVIVSQLHRSPGVAFSQSLHPNGTPIYSARIIPFRGSWVEFATDINHVMYVYIDRRKKFPATTLLRAINYTTDEDILKLFNLVVEEKINSLDETFVGRLSAEDLIDTATGEIFVAKDEELTEEIIDNLKESGLKTIKLINSDSNQEQNLVLNTLRKDSAKTKEEALFAIYRQLRSGEAPDIETAESLIDKLFFNEKRYDLGEVGRFRMNDKLGLNIPLNITVLTPQDIVAIMASIIKLKIGNVNVDDIDHLGNRRVRTVGEQLMQQYNVGLARMARTIKERMNMRDTENMQPQDLVNARTMSSVINAFFGTNQLSQFMDQTNPLSELTHKRRVSALGPGGLTRERAGFEVRDVHHSHYGRLCPIETPEGPNIGLISSLTIYSRVNSYGFLETPYRKVKDGKVSKEVHYLNADEEDAFTIAQANAPITDKGEFINPRVKCRYKGEFPVVVPDQVHFMDVAPSQIVSAGAALIPFLEHDDANRALMGSNMQRQAVPLLKPQAPIVGTGMEQIVAHDSRSVVVAEDSGYIEYVDAKTIIVKYDIDSDSEEAITNFDDERRIEYKLTKFTGTNQETCFNQIPVVKIGQKVKKGDVLADGPAIDGGELALGRNVSVAFMPWNGYNFEDAIVISEKMVADDAFTSIHIEEFELQVRETKRGEEELTRDIPNVSEEATRNLDENGIIREGAIVQEGEILIGKITPKGESDPTPEEKLLKAIFGDKAGDVKDASLKAPPGLKGIVIKTRLFSRKKKDAEAKKIEKKEIEHLEKKNQEATENHYKKLVAKLTKIGEGKTTIGIRDLDSTVVLRSGTVIKDATFPGIADVAKLDYTQDWYKDATDNKLVKKVFVNYFNVLSDINEEFKREKTNIQSGDELPPGIVQLAKVYVAKKRKLSVGDKMAGRHGNKGVVAKIVPVEDMPYHEDGTPVDIVLNPLGVPSRMNLGQLYETALGWVGKKLGVKFETPIFDGASYTNVDEFLEKAGLPAGSKATLFDGRTGEKFDQKVTCGYIYMLKLGHMVEDKLHARSIGPYSLITQQPLGGKAQFGGQRFGEMEVWALEGYGAAHILQEILTVKSDDVTGRAKTYEAIVKGENLGKPNVPESFNVLIKELQGLGLDIKVN, from the coding sequence TTGGAGAAACATAAAATTAACAAGAAAAATAATCGTATCACATTTGCCTCCATTATGCCTACGGTTGATATTCCGGATTTATTAAATGTTCAATTAGATTCTTTTGAAGAATTCTTACAGTTAGGTGTACCTCCGGAAAAAAGGGAGAATAAGGGCTTACAAGCAACATTTATTGCAAATTTTCCAATTTTTGATAATAAAGAATTTTATAGACTGGATTTTATCAGTTATAATATCGAAAAACCAAGATATTCCATTCGTGAATGTGAAGAAAGAGGACTAACTTATGCTGCCCCTCTAAAAGCAAAATTGAGATTATCAACCAAAGATGATGAAACCGAAGAATATGTAAATTCAGTAGAACAAGATGTTTATTTAGGCAATCTTCCATTTTTAACTGATAGTGGAACATTTATAATAAATGGTGCTGAGAGAGTAATAGTAAGTCAGTTACATAGATCTCCCGGAGTAGCTTTTTCACAATCTTTACACCCAAATGGAACACCAATTTATTCAGCTAGAATTATTCCATTTAGAGGTTCTTGGGTTGAATTTGCAACTGATATAAACCATGTCATGTATGTTTATATCGATAGAAGGAAAAAATTTCCAGCAACAACTTTGCTTAGAGCAATAAATTATACAACTGATGAAGACATTCTAAAGCTATTTAATTTAGTTGTTGAAGAAAAAATAAATTCGTTAGATGAAACATTTGTTGGCAGATTATCCGCTGAAGATTTAATTGATACAGCAACCGGTGAAATTTTTGTTGCGAAAGATGAAGAATTAACTGAAGAAATTATTGATAATCTAAAAGAATCCGGACTTAAAACAATTAAATTAATTAATTCCGATTCTAATCAAGAGCAAAATTTAGTTCTCAATACTTTGCGAAAAGATTCTGCAAAAACAAAAGAAGAAGCACTTTTTGCCATATACAGACAATTAAGATCCGGTGAAGCTCCAGATATTGAAACCGCAGAATCTTTAATTGATAAATTATTTTTCAACGAAAAAAGATATGATCTTGGTGAAGTTGGAAGATTTAGAATGAATGATAAATTAGGATTAAACATTCCACTGAATATTACAGTCCTAACTCCGCAAGATATTGTTGCAATTATGGCAAGCATAATTAAGTTAAAAATTGGAAACGTAAATGTTGATGATATAGATCATTTGGGAAATAGACGCGTAAGAACTGTTGGCGAGCAATTAATGCAGCAATATAATGTTGGTTTAGCAAGAATGGCTCGTACAATTAAAGAACGTATGAATATGCGTGATACCGAAAATATGCAGCCTCAAGATTTGGTAAATGCACGCACAATGAGCAGTGTCATAAATGCATTTTTTGGAACGAACCAACTTTCACAATTTATGGATCAAACAAATCCATTATCTGAATTAACGCACAAGAGAAGAGTTTCTGCATTAGGTCCTGGTGGGTTAACGAGAGAAAGAGCTGGGTTTGAAGTTCGTGACGTTCACCATTCTCATTACGGAAGATTGTGTCCAATTGAAACTCCAGAAGGACCGAACATTGGTCTTATATCATCTTTAACGATTTATTCAAGAGTAAATAGCTATGGATTTTTAGAAACTCCGTATAGAAAAGTTAAAGATGGAAAAGTTTCAAAAGAGGTACATTATCTAAATGCAGATGAAGAAGATGCTTTTACAATTGCTCAGGCAAATGCTCCAATTACTGATAAAGGTGAATTCATAAATCCAAGAGTAAAATGTAGATATAAAGGGGAATTCCCAGTTGTTGTTCCAGATCAAGTACATTTTATGGATGTTGCACCATCTCAAATAGTTAGTGCCGGAGCTGCTTTAATTCCATTCTTGGAGCATGATGATGCTAACCGCGCATTAATGGGTTCAAACATGCAGAGACAAGCTGTCCCTCTTTTAAAACCTCAAGCTCCAATTGTTGGTACTGGAATGGAGCAAATTGTTGCTCACGATTCACGCTCAGTTGTTGTAGCCGAAGATTCTGGATATATAGAATATGTTGATGCAAAGACAATTATAGTAAAGTATGATATTGATTCGGATAGCGAAGAAGCAATTACAAATTTTGATGATGAAAGAAGAATTGAATATAAATTAACAAAGTTTACAGGAACCAACCAAGAAACTTGTTTTAATCAAATTCCGGTTGTTAAAATTGGACAAAAAGTTAAAAAAGGTGATGTACTTGCTGATGGTCCTGCAATAGATGGCGGTGAACTTGCTCTCGGAAGAAATGTTTCCGTAGCTTTTATGCCTTGGAATGGATATAATTTTGAAGATGCTATCGTAATTAGTGAAAAAATGGTGGCGGATGATGCCTTTACTTCAATCCATATTGAAGAATTTGAACTTCAAGTTAGAGAAACAAAAAGAGGTGAAGAAGAATTAACAAGAGATATTCCAAACGTTAGTGAAGAAGCTACAAGAAATCTTGACGAAAACGGAATAATTCGCGAAGGTGCAATTGTTCAAGAAGGAGAAATTTTGATTGGAAAAATTACACCTAAAGGTGAATCCGATCCAACTCCCGAAGAAAAATTGTTAAAAGCAATATTTGGAGATAAAGCTGGCGACGTGAAAGATGCTTCTCTAAAAGCACCTCCTGGATTAAAAGGCATTGTAATAAAAACTCGTCTTTTTAGCAGAAAGAAAAAAGATGCAGAAGCTAAAAAAATTGAGAAAAAAGAAATTGAGCATCTTGAAAAGAAAAATCAAGAAGCAACAGAAAACCATTATAAAAAATTGGTTGCAAAACTTACCAAAATTGGTGAAGGAAAAACAACAATTGGTATTAGAGATTTGGATAGTACTGTTGTTTTAAGAAGTGGAACTGTAATTAAAGATGCTACGTTCCCAGGAATTGCGGATGTTGCTAAATTAGATTATACTCAGGATTGGTATAAAGATGCGACCGATAATAAATTAGTTAAAAAAGTATTTGTAAATTATTTTAATGTGCTTTCTGATATAAATGAAGAATTTAAAAGAGAAAAGACAAATATTCAAAGTGGCGATGAATTACCTCCCGGAATTGTTCAATTAGCAAAAGTTTATGTAGCTAAAAAAAGAAAACTTTCTGTTGGCGATAAAATGGCTGGTCGACATGGAAATAAAGGTGTTGTTGCTAAAATTGTTCCTGTTGAAGATATGCCATATCACGAAGATGGAACTCCTGTTGATATAGTTCTAAATCCATTAGGTGTACCATCTCGTATGAACCTTGGTCAACTTTATGAAACTGCATTAGGTTGGGTTGGTAAAAAATTAGGAGTAAAATTTGAAACTCCAATATTTGATGGAGCAAGCTATACAAATGTAGATGAATTTTTGGAAAAAGCTGGACTTCCAGCTGGAAGTAAAGCAACTCTTTTTGATGGAAGGACCGGTGAGAAATTTGATCAAAAAGTTACTTGCGGTTACATATATATGCTTAAATTAGGTCATATGGTTGAAGATAAACTTCATGCTAGATCAATTGGACCATATTCTTTAATTACTCAACAACCATTAGGTGGAAAGGCTCAGTTTGGTGGTCAAAGATTTGGTGAAATGGAAGTTTGGGCACTCGAAGGTTACGGAGCAGCTCATATCTTGCAAGAAATTTTAACTGTAAAAAGTGATGATGTTACCGGTAGAGCCAAAACTTATGAAGCGATTGTAAAAGGCGAAAATTTGGGCAAACCAAATGTGCCCGAATCATTTAACGTGTTAATTAAAGAGCTTCAAGGTTTAGGCCTTGATATTAAAGTGAACTAA